Proteins from one Malania oleifera isolate guangnan ecotype guangnan chromosome 4, ASM2987363v1, whole genome shotgun sequence genomic window:
- the LOC131153929 gene encoding aldehyde oxidase GLOX: MHMQLLRNDKVVMFDRTDFGPSNLPLSDGRCRFDSTDTALQVDCTAHSLLYDIHTNTFRPLMVQTDVWCSSGAVLPDGTLIQTGGYNDGDHVVRTFTPCDDDNCDWLEFPNYLSERRWYATNQILTDGRVIIAGGRRQYNYEFYPRNLDDVENTHSLNFLKETRDQEENNLYPFLHLLPDGNLFIFANTRSISLDYNRNRVVREFPSIAGGNPRNYPSSGSSVLLPLDETEGGAVDAEVMVCGGAPRGAFSRAAQGSFVRASSTCGRLKVNEENPKWAMEKMPMARVMGDMLLLPTGDVIIINGAESGTAGWEDGRDPVTRPVVYRPSREVNRRFSVMDPSSRPRMYHSSAVLLTDGRVLVGGSNPHKYYNFTGVDYPTDLSLEAYSPPYLSPEYTSVQPRILSASDVLGYQESFSITFAVSEYFSSSFVSVTMVAPSFTTHSFGMNQRMVVLKVEGVQPVASDTYTLSVVGPSKAEIAPPGYYMLFVVHADIPSYGKWVKIQK, encoded by the coding sequence CTCTCTCCGACGGCCGTTGCCGCTTCGACTCCACCGACACCGCCCTCCAAGTCGACTGCACCGCCCACTCTCTCCTCTACGACATCCACACCAACACCTTTCGCCCCTTAATGGTTCAAACCGACGTCTGGTGCTCCTCCGGCGCTGTCCTCCCCGACGGAACCCTCATCCAAACAGGCGGTTACAACGACGGCGACCACGTGGTGCGCACCTTCACCCCCTGCGACGACGACAACTGTGATTGGCTCGAGTTCCCTAATTACTTATCCGAACGTAGATGGTACGCCACTAACCAAATCCTCACGGACGGTCGCGTCATCATCGCCGGCGGCAGAAGGCAATACAACTACGAATTCTACCCGCGAAACCTCGACGACGTGGAAAACACTCATTCGcttaattttttgaaagaaacCAGAGATCAAGAGGAGAACAACTTGTATCCGTTCCTGCACCTTCTGCCGGACGGAAATTTGTTCATCTTCGCCAACACGCGATCGATCTCTCTCGATTACAATCGAAACCGCGTGGTGAGAGAGTTCCCTTCGATCGCCGGAGGCAATCCTCGGAACTATCCGAGCTCGGGCTCGTCCGTTCTGCTTCCGTTGGACGAAACTGAAGGCGGCGCCGTCGATGCCGAGGTTATGGTCTGTGGCGGCGCGCCGCGCGGCGCGTTCTCGCGGGCAGCGCAGGGAAGCTTCGTGCGCGCGAGTTCAACCTGCGGGCGTTTGAAGGTTAACGAAGAAAATCCCAAGTGGGCGATGGAGAAAATGCCGATGGCGCGGGTGATGGGCGACATGCTGCTGCTCCCAACCGGCGACGTGATTATAATCAACGGCGCGGAGTCAGGAACCGCCGGGTGGGAGGACGGGAGGGACCCGGTGACTAGACCGGTGGTTTACCGGCCTTCGAGGGAGGTGAACCGGCGATTCTCGGTCATGGACCCGTCGTCGAGGCCGAGAATGTACCATTCGTCGGCGGTGTTGCTGACGGACGGCCGCGTTCTGGTCGGCGGCAGCAACCCGCACAAGTACTACAACTTCACCGGCGTGGACTACCCGACGGACCTCAGCCTGGAGGCGTATTCGCCGCCGTACTTGTCGCCGGAGTACACGTCGGTGCAGCCTAGAATTCTGTCGGCGAGTGACGTTTTGGGGTATCAGGAGTCATTCTCCATCACATTTGCAGTGTCGGAGTACTTCTCGTCGAGCTTTGTATCGGTGACGATGGTTGCGCCATCGTTCACCACGCATTCGTTTGGGATGAATCAGAGAATGGTGGTGCTGAAGGTGGAGGGGGTGCAGCCGGTGGCGTCTGATACGTATACGTTGTCGGTAGTTGGACCGTCCAAGGCGGAGATCGCCCCGCCGGGTTACTATATGTTGTTCGTGGTGCATGCTGATATACCAAGCTATGGGAAGTGGGTGAAAATCCAGAAATAG